A stretch of DNA from Pongo abelii isolate AG06213 chromosome 10, NHGRI_mPonAbe1-v2.0_pri, whole genome shotgun sequence:
catattgcatgattccacttctaAGAATTACCTAGAGTCATCCATTTCGTAGGGATACAGAATGGAACAATGTTTGCCAGGgctagaggaggagggaatggagagttcatgtttaatgggtacagaatttcaggTTGGGAAGATGAGAATGTTCTGTGaatggatggtggtgacagtTGCCCAACAATGTGACTGCGCTCAATGCCACCAGACTGTATGCTGAAAATGActaagatggtacattttatgttttgcattctttccacaattaaaaaaagaaacttcaaataCTTGGGGGGGAGGAGCAGAGAGAGAAGTGtgtcaaatttttcttttcctgaaagaAGCCATTTAAATATAAGTTAGTAAACAGCTTCTTTAAAGACCAAAAAAAGGTGAACTGAAGCAGACTGCTAAAGAGCCACATGGAGGAAAGGAATTAATAGTCAAAAGGTATAACACGAGACTCCAAGCTTGAGAAAGTGATCCTGGCATAGCGCATGATACTGTCAAAATCATCTTTCTTCGAGTGAGTTTACTTCTCCAGGATCCCTCTTCATAAAATTGTACTCTTCACGGCCGTCTCCCCGCGCGCAGCCGCCCGAACACGCCCAGACCGAGCGCTCGAGGTGCTGcatccgccgccgccgccgcgatGTGACCTTAAGGGCCGCCAGGACGGGATGACCGGAGCCTCCGCCCCGCGGCGCCCGCggctctcctcggcctcccgggcGCTCTGACCGCGCGTCCCCGGCCCGCCATGGCCCCTTCGCTCTCGCCCGGGCCCGCCGCCCTGCGCCGCGCGccgcagctgctgctgctgctgctgttgctggcCTCGGAGTGCGCGCTTGCCGCGCTGTTGCCGGCGCGCGAGGCCACGCAGTTCCTGTGGCCCAGGCAGCGCCGCGCCTTCCAGGTCTTCGAGGAGGCCAAGCAGGGCCACCTGGAGAGGGAGTGCGTGGAGGAGCTGTGCAGCCGCGAGGAGGCGCGGGAGGTGTTCGAGAACGACCCCGAGACGGTGAGCAGCCGGCGGGCGGGATGCGGGGAAACCCCTGGCGCTCGCGCGCCTCCAACCCCTCCCGAGAGGCAGCGCTGCTGCCGCCCCCCAGCTCCGCCCGGCGAGGCCTGGCCTCAGGGTCCCAGGAGCCCCGGCCCGCCCCGCGTCCCCTACGCCCATCCCCCAGCGACCCCAGGATCCCCGCGCAGGCCGGTGAGACGCTGCGGGGCTGTCCAGGAAACGCTCGCTGTCAGACGCCTCCCCGCGGGGAAGCCGGGAGTCCGTTTCCAAAGTGTGAAAGAAACACAATGGTTAAAACCCAAACCGCTTCCCCGCGGCCCTCCCTCTGCTGGGCTGGAGGTGAGGGATCCCCAGGCCGCGCCTCGTCCTCCTGAGAGGGGTGGAGAGCAGTCGCCTCCCGAAAGAGGAATTGAAAGGGCCGAGGGCGGGAACTGCTTGCGGCAGCAGGTCCAAAAATATGATTCCAGGAATCCAGCGGGGCCGCATGAGGGAGGGGAGGGCGGCTCCGCGGCCCTTTTCTGCCAGGTGCTGTCCTAGAGGCAGCAGGTGCGTTCAGGATCCCGGCGGTGCTGGCCCCGGCACCTCGGTTAGGAATGTCCTTGGAGAAGGCGGGGCGCCCGGGGCCGCCTCCCGCAGAAGCCGCCGTGTGAGGACGGCCTGGCCACTCTATCCTGCGGGCTCGGGAGCGGGTGACTTTGGAAAGTCCGAGAACGTGTGGATTCCCATTGACGTCCCTCCCGCCCTGAAGTCAGGGTGATTTCACAGCGAAGTTTTCCGTTCTGCTGGAATGTTCCTTTTAAAGAATTCTCCTGGGGTGGAATAAATGTCAcctgagatgaaaaaaaaaaaaaaaaattgtactcttCACCTAAGAACCAGGGATAAACAGAATCTTAGAAGCCTTTTCACTGacagaaaagagaa
This window harbors:
- the LOC129049396 gene encoding basic salivary proline-rich protein 1-like: MAPSLSPGPAALRRAPQLLLLLLLLASECALAALLPAREATQFLWPRQRRAFQVFEEAKQGHLERECVEELCSREEAREVFENDPETVSSRRAGCGETPGARAPPTPPERQRCCRPPAPPGEAWPQGPRSPGPPRVPYAHPPATPGSPRRPVRRCGAVQETLAVRRLPAGKPGVRFQSVKETQWLKPKPLPRGPPSAGLEVRDPQAAPRPPERGGEQSPPERGIERAEGGNCLRQQVQKYDSRNPAGPHEGGEGGSAALFCQVLS